Within Anopheles ziemanni chromosome 2, idAnoZiCoDA_A2_x.2, whole genome shotgun sequence, the genomic segment CCGAGTGCCTgattattcattcattttttattagCGTGTGGTGTGGAAATGCAACTCCATTTTTTATGCTAAAATTTTTATACTGAAGCTTCGAAAAAAATCTTCTTGATAAGGCAAGTGTAATTACAAATTTCGTTTATATTTGAAAACTGTGCATATTTGATCAAATTGgatttgtttacttgtttACCCAAAACCAACACAACCAACGTCCATGCTGAACATTGAAACCGCTTCACACAACGCAATTTGCAGTGATAGCAATTCAAagagcattttttgtttccaacaTTAAACGTTATCTTGGTACGTATGattcatgaaatatttttgatagCATTGCAAATCGACACTTACCCATAGCTCTTTGCCCCACGATGTGCCGATTTCAAGCTCCTGCACCGCCATTGTTGATGTTAATATTATTTCCCTTCCGCTGGAAAACCGTTGATTAGAAGCTAGAATCTGCTAGGTGTATGTAACCGTTTTCTTCTCGATCCGACGCAAGCAGCAAGTAATTTTTCGTAACTCAAAGTGCACTAGATTCCGGaacgataaattatttttgaatttaCCGACACGTAAgaacacatacgcacacaaacaggcggatacacacacaaatgtgCACGAGGGAAAGTAGATCCTTTAATGATCTGTGCTTGAAAGAGACCGCCGCAGAATGTTGGACACTAGATTTTCATTCACGGCCGTTTCATGATGCTATGATCATCATTTCACCGAAACGGAAACCGAACGTAGGAAAAGCCTGCCTATCACCAGCACCCCCCGGGAGGCACCCTTTCGTTGGCCTTTCCTAGCTACTGCGGTTGCGAACGATTCTCGTTTTAGTAGAAGATTATATGTTTCACTCGGGTTTAATCCTGAACCACGGGGATAAACACTACACGACGGAACGATTTTTTAGAGGAGctgcaaaagtaaacaaaattagaTCATGTTATTTGAATAAGAATTCAGAAGCATATCCACTGTTAGCGGGCAAGTGTAAAGCAAGTTTTTACACATCAggaactcaaaaaaaaaacacttccaaAATCCTTATCACAATTTTGATTCGCtttgggaaaaaatattgaatcgCACAGTGTATCAAAAGTACAGATTAACCGTCAATCGGAAATATTTTTGCAGTTATCTCGCTGATTCTACCTAGTTTTAGTCCGTCTCTCCACCAGAATGTACCAGAAGGACAGGAAACAGGATTTCAGTTTCAGgagtgattttttctttttctatcgaAACACTGTTCGCGCACACGCATACCAACGTGGAGTTTTCCATTAGGCGCCTGCTTTGAGGAGTTTTCTCCAGGCGATTCTGCAAACATGAGATTGCAACGATTGCTAAGATGCTAGACACTTGGGTTGGTATGCTGCTGGTTCGCCAATCGCCCACTACCACCATCGCTTTTCTCCGACCGTCGCTCCGTCTACCTCATCGGTCGGATGAAGTGCCCCCTGCGGGGGAAGGAACGAAAGGCGCCCGCGAAAACCGAAGCGAGACAGCGAACGCCGCGGAACACGTTTACACGTTTCGTGTGGTCTTTTTATCCTCCACTCCAATTACTCCTATTCCTTCCATTCGCGCCGCTTTGCGCTGCACCTTAGCTGGTTTCTGGCTTTTCTGTACGTACAGTCTGCACGGCGATTGCTGTTCTGTTTCGTAGGAGCTGCAAAGCAGGCGATGCTGCGGTTGTTTTTGCTGCAGCAACTCGCTTGAAACTCGATTTTGTCGTTGCAAAATCCTCCGCCCTTCCTGTTGACTCACACACCGCTGGTGCTTTGCGAAGGATTTATATTCGACGAGATCCGCGCGAAAGACGGGCAAAAAGAACACCACCGCCAAGCGATACGAACGATTGCAATCTCAGGGCAAGGCTAGGCAAGAAGGGACAAACATCGCGCTGCAAAACAGCGATAACAAAGGTTCCTACTGATCGCATGACAAACGACAGCGCACGGCAGAAGTACGCGGTCACACATCGAGGAAACAGCAAGACTGGagatttgttgataattttctaGATAACAACAATTTCAAAGTACACGGTGTCGCACTTGCACGGCACAGTGCATCGCGAACAGAACTGCGTGATGAGTAATagaaaccaaaacacacacacacacgcgcacacacttCAGAAACACGGGGTCTTTTAGAAGCCTGCAGCGTCTAGTCTATGCTGTCTTCTTCTTATCGACCACCGTGGCATAGAACGACAATGCTTGAGTGTGGCTTTATGTTTCTTCAAATACAAGTTTAAACCGAGTGTTACTAGAATTAAAGCTACTAACTTATATAAAGTCAACAGTACACACCACAAACAGCCCTCGCAAGGTAGAAACAGCTAATTTGTTCACGGTTTTATGGtaagctttttttcttccaagccAACAGAACGACGAGCGACCGCACCTTATTGCAGCGACAATCCAACTCAAACTGCCGAGATAAACGAAACACGGATCGGGGCGATTTCGCTGCGGGAGCAGGATAGTCGTCGGATTAGTGCTATCTCAGATCACTTGCTGTCACAGCTCGCAACGAGCGATTCAcgctagtgttggcagaatcgggatttggacttgaagattcgatccctagatggagtccaaagattcgaatcccatttgacggattctaggTTACTTCGTTACTTGGATCCGATTGGAAGATGAATGTCGTTCAGGAAATTTTTACTTCCAAAGAAAAGTAGCTATTTGGCAGCCAGAAAACTGGTTGCCTTATTGACCGATAGATTTATATAGATCGATACGGTAAAAGCGCACGCGATGCAAAATTCGGGTAGATAACTTTatcgagaaataaaaatgtatcgaTAGATTCGCGATGCCTAATTCGTTTCCGATAGGCGTTATTGATTCGTTTACATCGTCTCACGACTGTTtgatggattgggattcggaatTGGGGATCCGGATCTCCGAATGGATGTGAATCGAAAGAATGGAATCCCAACCGGGAATTAATATTCCCAACACTAGTTACACACGCCAATATAGCgtttgaatgtgtgtgtgagagctTAGCTTGATTTTCGAAACGTTCGGTGCTGGCAGTGATcggtttttttaattcaaaattgAGATGTATAAAccaaaaattttataaactcaACCAACTTGACAATAGAATTTCTAAACATAGCTAAAAGATTCATACAGCTCATGTACGAAAAAATCTCATGTTCGAATGTTTGTTTCGAATTAGAagtttatttcaaatattCTTGTAACATTTTCACAGGGTATGCTGCAGCTGTCAGTTGCATTAGTCATGATCGTATCACGTATAGATTCTAGAGCATATAATAACCTTGGTAGTGTTGCTGTTATGTTTTGGTAACAAGTGTGTTGTTtcaaacggaaacgaaataaCAAATGAACGAAGCAAGTGAAGAGGCCAGTGTCGCGGTGCAGTCGACTTCCAGCAGCATTCGTCCCCAGTTTGGAAATCGGTTTCTTTCTGCCGACGACAATGTATTCCAGCATAACGCTTGGTAGGATATTGCATTCCTCTGCTCGGATCTTGCCACCCGCGTTTCACACTGTACACCGCTCGTGCGCTTACGAGCACACACGGTACCGGAAGAAACCGGCCGGTGGAGGTGATCGGTTTCTGCGCGATCCTTCTCAAGTATTCGATTTTAACTCATGGTTCGTTATACACCTGCAGCCTTACAAGGAGactgatcgaaattttttcccccctctaTTCCTCCCCAAACCTTTTAGGGACAACATCCAGTGGGATGACGAACAGGAGCAGGCGGCTTTGGAAGGCGTCAGGAAGAATTCTTCCGTCAAACTTCCCGACGCGGAAGTTGATCGTCTCGCGACGGAGGCCGATCAGAACTGGGACCGCTTTTACGGTATCCACCAGAACCGATTTTTCAAAGATCGGCACTGGCTGTTTACGGAGTTTCCCGAACTTGCGCCATTCAAGACGACCCCCAACAATGTTCCAGAACGAGTGCTCCCTGATGGGGAAACGGTGAAAAATGTCGAAACCCTGGCGGATACCAATCGACCGAGGACAATCTTTGAAATAGGTTGTGGTGTTGGAAACACGGTTTTTCCTATTCTCAACTACAGCCACGAAGGGAACCTGATGGTGTACGCAAGCGATTTTTCTCACCAAGCCATCGACATTTTACGACAAAATCCCGAATACGATCCTCAGCGATGCCAAGCGTTTGTACTGGATGCTACGGCGGAACACTGGGATGTGCCGTTCGCTGAAGGAAGCATCGACATCGTGGTGCTAATATTTGTGCTGTCTGCTATCGATCCAGATCGGTATGTAAAATGTTGCACCAAATTTCAACCGCTAAATCGAAGGTAAACAAAgcaatgaaatttatttttagtatGCAACACATTGCCAAACAGATTGCTCGCTACCTGAAACCGGGAGGTTTGGTACTGCTACGCGACTACGGCCGGTACGATCTGGCCCAGTTGCGCTTCAAGCCGGGCAAATGTGTAAAGGATAACTTCTATGTCCGCGGCGATGGTACGCTGGTGTATTTTTTCACCCAGGACGACCTGCGGAAGCTGTTCGTGGAAGCGGGTCTGGTCGAGGAGCAGAACATTGTCGATCGTCGATTGCAGGTGAACCGTGGCAAGATGATTAAAATGTATCGCGTTTGGGTGCAGGTTAAGTTTCGTAAACCTTTGGCGGATTAAAATGACAACCCACTGATGAACTCAAATCGATGCTTTTAGTCatgatttcatttattttaactaTTCTAAAATCTAAACACATATATGAGAATGTTTTCTGTGGGGTAAAATAATGCACATTATTGAGATGCAAGGTCGCATGTAAATGCAGCTGCTTGCAGCGCGGACTATTCTTCACTACGACTGCCGTCGTTGTACAGTTCAATAAAATCGGCAAAACTGTCCGCATAATAGTCGGGCAGTTCGTCCGGTTCGTCATGGGCCAATAGGACATCCTTAGAAGTACCGCCACTAAGCATTAACAGTTTCTGAAAACCGCACCGCGTGCCAAAGCCCATATCTTGTGGAAGCCTGAAAAAACGAGGGATCACTTTAGTGAATAAATGTTGGTCAATTAGAACGTATACTGCACGTACATGTCACCCACAAACAGCACACGCTTTGGTTCGGTAATTTGAAACTTCTTCCGGACCACCTGCGCCAGCGCCTTTCCCGGTTTACCAAGCACGAGTGCATCCCGGCCGGTGGTGCGTTCAAGAATGTCGATAAAATATCCCGGTCCTATCACGTCCATGCTCGAGTCGAGTGGAATCACGTAATCGGTCGCACCGGCAATGAACAGACAGTCGGAGTTCCGCTCCAGGTAGCACTTGGCTTTCATCAGATTCGCCAGGGAGAGGTTCACGTCGATGTCAATCACAACCGCACCGACCTTTGGACCCGCGTCGTGTTGGTCAAAGTAGCTCGAATAGACGCGCACCTGATTTGCCTCCCTGTTGTCGGGGAATCGTTCCTTGGGCTGGAGAACCAATAATTGTATGTAGTTTGTATTTTACACCAAAACAAATCGGAGATGCTTACCTCGTCGAGCACTAGAAATCCTGCCTCCCGCAGATAGTCCTTAAAAACTTCCGTCGCAATGCAGTAAACGGCATCCTGCATGTTGACGGACTTGAGATAGTGGACTGTTGTCAACGCCGGGTGCACGATGTCTTCCGGCTGTGCCTCGATGCCAAGATAGTGGAATTTTTTCCGGTATTCCGCCATCGTACGCATGCCATTGTTAGAGATGAACGCAAGCTTCTTGCCATCGGCTCGCAGTAGCTGCAACGCCTTATCCACTCCGGGGATCGGACCGGTAAAGTTCCACACCACCCCGTCACAGTCGGACATTAGCGTATCGAAGGAATCGAGAAAGGCCCGCCTTTCTTCCTTCGACAGCTGTAGGATGTGCTTAATATTGTTATTCTCCATCAGGATCAACTGTACGCACGGGGTCAAACACAGAGCTTAATTTTATCTATTCGTCGTACGGTGGTTTTCCTTTGTATGTTTCTGAAAAAGTAACACGGGCATGTAAAATGTGCATTAAGTGTAATGTCACGAAAAATCAAACCGCCATTGCTAAAACTAATGATAAAAATACTCTTGTAACAAGCGAACAGCAAAACTatatggaaaaataattttttaacctCTAACTGCGTTCTTCCATGCAATATTATTTCTTGTTTCACAAACACATCAATTTAATGCACTATTTCTTATCCATCCACCTTTCGACACACATGACGCACAAATAAGATAGTTGATAATTCTTCGCTTCTACCAACCTAGGGGGACTTGTTTTTTTCACAATGCTGTCGGTCAGTGTCCTGCCAGCCGGAGGACAATGATGAAAAAGTCATCAGTAGGATTAAGTCGGTATAATTTATTACTGTTTGCCGTTGCACTGTGGAATTAACGAAATATCGATAAGTTTGATTCTGGGTAGTTTTATTTCGAGCAAGGAATGGagattttattccaaattaTCGATGTTACTCTTGCTTAATATGCCTCGTAATAATATGCAAAAAGATCAGTCCCAGTATGTTCCAATCAAATCTACATGATGTTGAATTCAATTTGTGCTCTATATATTTTCACCGTTTTTACTTTcctatattttataaatttattgcTTATAGTGTGAAATTTTAATCATCATCaagcgtgttttttttaacgaattcagtatacatttatgttttttatcgAAATCCTATAGGATCGTCTAAAGAAGATTATCAAGGCATAACACTATCAGTTATACACATgaataatgtaattttttgAACGAAGGAAACATATGGATATAGTTTGGAGAAATTTAacaaagtttgaaaatttataaagCATGCATTTTAAACTGATTGCAAATCTATGGTCCTTGAATTCTTCAAATTATTTACTTTAGATATAGAAAGTAGTTTAAACCCGTTACAATACCGAGAAAAtttaaactaaattaaaaaaggctagaattttaaatttattgttcgTAACTTTTCTCGGTTCTAGGAGCACGCTTGAAcacttttgtttaaaatagtATCCTACCAGGTTaagtgttgaaaaataattaatcggATTGGCTTAATGTTTTAATGTTCACGTTATATTACGcaacaattatttaaatattacGTAACAAATGGTTAACCAATATCCTTGACCTATCCAAACCAATTTTTGACCGCGGGCTAACCTTGACTCCTACGGTAATAGCCGTGTTTAATCAATATGCATGCTATAGGACGTTGACACCACCGAAGAGGTGTTagtttttacacttttttggtaaattgtattatttgtaaaacacaataattaaatttcgtTTGCTCTCTTTCGATCACATATTGCAAACACGTGTTCCTATCATGGCACCAGAATTGTCACGCGTGAGTCGGGTGAACAGTAAGTTATTCTTTCCAATATTTGCCACTGGATGCTGTTATCATTGCACTTGACTGGGGCACTACCCGGTTGTGTTTTCTTGGAGCAAACGCCTATGACTACCATCTACCATATCCACTTGTAGAAGCTCACCTGCAGCTATGTGATAAGAGAAGCCCTTGGCTGGGATGCAACAATTTCCAACTCACACCGGCAGCACCGATTGGCCGTCAACCGTCTCGGTCAGTGTGCAGACACCATCTGAGAGCCATCGCCGTCCGTCCAGGAGGATGTCTATGGCTGGCCGCTCTCAGTGGCTGTTTGTTTGGGTGATGGAAGGCAAGGGCCAGGCAAGGAACGGCCAGAAGGACTGTCCAGTGGAGGCGGTGCCATGACCTTCGGTTCACGTGGAAAGTCGTGCGACAGCCGGCATGCCAACGGTGAAAAAAAGCTTCAACTAAATATAGTAACAGCTGCGCATGTCTTGGCCATGCCGGCAAGCAGACCGGCCAAGAGTGGCAACCCAAAGCCGAAAATTGATaagtggaaaaagtaaaaggaaCTGATTCCCGGTTAGACACACAGGCAAACGCGGGATGATGCTGTTTCCTCGCAACAACCACGCCAAAAGTCGGGCCCGCCATTGGCAACGACGGGCCGGCATTCAATCGCCAGTGCCGGAAGAAGGGTGAAGAATCAATCTTTACCCCTTTTCGCGTGGCCCCGCGGGGGttggggaagggggagggtgAAGTTGACCGAGACACGGCTGGAGTCGCGCGTCCAAACACATCCATCTTGCTGCCGGACGGGGGATGCTGCGGCTAGGACGATGGGGCCCACCCGATTGTTGATGATGGACACTATCATTGATGCGCAATCAGACTCAATTGCTGTGTCAATTGGTTTTGGGGCAATCCGACTTCATTGGTAACCCTTTCCGCCTCCTTGGCCTGTGTGTACGGGCCTAACCCCCTTCCGGTAGCAATGTATACGTCGATGGCCATGGGGCTACTGTTTCTATGTTGTATGATTTTCTGCTGTTTCCCAGGGGGCTTGTTTTGCGTGGTGATTGTAAGCTAATGggctgatttgtttgttttggtagtAAAGCAACCGAATGTTGTGGTGCGAGTGATTTGTATGCCATTACATTCGAGCAATAGTGGCCTTTTCAATCTGTTGCTACCATGAAccctttattgttttttttaaacatactaATCTTTCATCTTAATGAGCCGTGATGTGTTATGGAATATTGATATGTTTCAAAATGGTGTGAATCTTTTACAAACTCACAAAGTTTTACTCATAATCAGGgttgtgaaaacaaattaaatagttGAAACATGAGTTGGCACAGTATGAGAACGATTTAACAACTAATAGTAGACACCAATGTCCTTATCGTTGTTCTTATTGTGCCCTAGTTTTAATGACACTTACAAGACTTATCAGTACAAAGTACCATCTTCTGTTTTCGCATaccaaaattttgtttttcaatcgaAACATTTTTCGTTCTCCCCTTGATCAGGTTCTTTATTCGTAAGCTAGTAAGCCAGGTCCATGACGTGCATCACGTTGTACACTTGTGCAAATGGAGGTACGTCACTGTCTCTCAATGTTTCGCACCCGCCTGCCGCCGGTTACCCAATTGTACCAATAAACTTGATCAATACCCGACGGACTACCGGCGGGACTGCACTATATGACGCCAAACTTGTTCGAACAGGCGTAGTAGAAAAGTAGACGGCTTCCGATTGTATTCTACAGTGAAGGTTTCGCGCCTCCAGTGGAACTGTTTTATGTGGAGTGGAATCAAGTGCTCGTGAAAAGAAACTACTTTGACAAACTTATGAACTTGAGTAGATAAATACTAGTGTGCGGTAACATAAGTAAGTAAACTAAGTGAAAAATTTGCTGCATAGTCAGGCCACGTGTCCGGATGCTACGAACCGTACGATCGAGCATTTCTTTCGAGTTTTCAAATCGGACCGAATGCGCCTGTTGTGTATGCAACGTTTCGATTTGTACACACTTGCTACCCAATGAGCaaatttttcgtgttttttatttcaactatTTACGGACTGAGTCTAGAGGACCTTTCTATGACTCTTCGTTGTCTCGTGAAGATCAAACTTGCCCCAGTTTGAGGGACTCATGACAGTAAATGAGCTAATTTTCACTATTATACATAGATATTTCTGACGAAAGcaatgaaacattaaaatcattttaaatgatGCAATTATCTGCTTCTTTGTTGACGTAGAGACGGTCTTtagtcatgcctgcccccATTAGGGCTTACTagattgttttttccttttgcgtgcgtggatagtcagtcctcttgtACAGAGGGGAGTCGGTTCTCGGATTTGCTAAGCGTCGTAACAAAATTCATCACATTTTGACCCTATTTcgcagttccagttcggtagtgaatcagagcggatgttagcagtgcacaagtttcctgaaagggttagcggaaaagtaaggttagcttgcgacacgaccgcgtggtcacgccgagctggagctcaggtcagacaaatcctagctgccgcacatctcgtgctgtttgagtcaatcaagcggaccacgagttcttgtgtcctgacaacggaaggaattatctctcccgtggacggcgggtggacatatggcttttatagccggtcccaaaggacgagcccctttataggagttcggacagagtcggtacgcctctgattacgagtaagggaacaaacgttcgacttagcgtaggactatataccccgactcgcatagcgaaagaagaagaagaagacccTATTTCGAATGGAAACAGAAGGAGAATGTAT encodes:
- the LOC131282885 gene encoding uncharacterized protein LOC131282885, whose translation is MENNNIKHILQLSKEERRAFLDSFDTLMSDCDGVVWNFTGPIPGVDKALQLLRADGKKLAFISNNGMRTMAEYRKKFHYLGIEAQPEDIVHPALTTVHYLKSVNMQDAVYCIATEVFKDYLREAGFLVLDEPKERFPDNREANQVRVYSSYFDQHDAGPKVGAVVIDIDVNLSLANLMKAKCYLERNSDCLFIAGATDYVIPLDSSMDVIGPGYFIDILERTTGRDALVLGKPGKALAQVVRKKFQITEPKRVLFVGDMLPQDMGFGTRCGFQKLLMLSGGTSKDVLLAHDEPDELPDYYADSFADFIELYNDGSRSEE
- the LOC131282884 gene encoding tRNA N(3)-methylcytidine methyltransferase Mettl2 isoform X1, which produces MNEASEEASVAVQSTSSSIRPQFGNRFLSADDNVFQHNAWDNIQWDDEQEQAALEGVRKNSSVKLPDAEVDRLATEADQNWDRFYGIHQNRFFKDRHWLFTEFPELAPFKTTPNNVPERVLPDGETVKNVETLADTNRPRTIFEIGCGVGNTVFPILNYSHEGNLMVYASDFSHQAIDILRQNPEYDPQRCQAFVLDATAEHWDVPFAEGSIDIVVLIFVLSAIDPDRMQHIAKQIARYLKPGGLVLLRDYGRYDLAQLRFKPGKCVKDNFYVRGDGTLVYFFTQDDLRKLFVEAGLVEEQNIVDRRLQVNRGKMIKMYRVWVQVKFRKPLAD
- the LOC131282884 gene encoding tRNA N(3)-methylcytidine methyltransferase Mettl2 isoform X2, whose protein sequence is MNEASEEASVAVQSTSSSIRPQFGNRFLSADDNVFQHNAWDNIQWDDEQEQAALEGVRKNSSVKLPDAEVDRLATEADQNWDRFYGIHQNRFFKDRHWLFTEFPELAPLADTNRPRTIFEIGCGVGNTVFPILNYSHEGNLMVYASDFSHQAIDILRQNPEYDPQRCQAFVLDATAEHWDVPFAEGSIDIVVLIFVLSAIDPDRMQHIAKQIARYLKPGGLVLLRDYGRYDLAQLRFKPGKCVKDNFYVRGDGTLVYFFTQDDLRKLFVEAGLVEEQNIVDRRLQVNRGKMIKMYRVWVQVKFRKPLAD